One stretch of Candidatus Bathyarchaeia archaeon DNA includes these proteins:
- a CDS encoding methyl-accepting chemotaxis protein, translating into MCKADQTISDVNASVKNVAAFASDISEIAGQVNMLALNAAIEAARAGEAGRGFAVVADAVNPVSWTHQNKCGDGSQNH; encoded by the coding sequence GTGTGTAAAGCGGACCAAACCATCAGTGACGTAAATGCTTCGGTTAAAAACGTTGCCGCATTTGCCAGCGACATATCCGAAATTGCGGGACAAGTGAACATGTTGGCATTAAACGCTGCCATCGAAGCTGCACGTGCAGGTGAAGCTGGGAGAGGATTTGCAGTGGTTGCAGATGCAGTTAACCCAGTTAGCTGGACGCACCAGAACAAGTGCGGAGACGGCAGTCAGAACCATTGA
- a CDS encoding ribonuclease H-like domain-containing protein — translation MTINYVCQKCNVGYSEEEAKQVFRCPKCGSLLAKKFTVPTARANVEPHLPQSTPEPPKQHEQNGELQRVAQNLRLKVEKEKEYQIIPEPENQVPEGFASEGYLFNSEYDQALKLKTELTRKYAGKQLEKVIAGEVVSNPHGQCYCITENHKIRFQKPTATETKQRLLSELKLLSGIGPAREQTLKQQGYPTIESLRGHPRWQRQAKDFLKLVEDKDVSGLQEQLRQRLPKSHPLVHYLAGFCQNKKFAIIDVETLGLFGRPIILVGAANIVKSKICTRQFLVRDISEEASALWEFVSTLNGDSVLVSYNGRCFDAPFIRERLAYYGLQSSGLESDFGVVHFDVLHFARRALRGRFRDCRLETLEPFLGVHRDVNIPGALVPEFYDAYQKSGNVGPLVAIVEHNKQDLVTLALLFCSLYREWQL, via the coding sequence TTGACTATAAACTATGTTTGCCAAAAATGCAATGTGGGCTATTCTGAAGAAGAGGCAAAACAAGTCTTCCGATGCCCAAAGTGTGGCTCGCTTCTTGCAAAAAAATTCACTGTACCCACCGCGAGGGCAAACGTAGAGCCTCACCTACCTCAATCAACACCAGAGCCGCCCAAACAGCATGAGCAAAATGGGGAGTTGCAGCGGGTCGCCCAAAACTTACGGCTGAAGGTTGAAAAAGAAAAAGAATACCAAATCATCCCCGAACCAGAAAACCAAGTGCCCGAGGGTTTTGCGTCCGAAGGGTACCTCTTCAACTCTGAATATGACCAAGCTCTAAAGCTCAAAACGGAACTTACCCGCAAATATGCAGGCAAACAGTTGGAGAAGGTAATTGCGGGAGAAGTTGTTTCAAACCCGCACGGTCAATGCTACTGCATCACTGAAAACCACAAAATCAGGTTTCAAAAACCAACCGCAACTGAAACCAAACAACGTTTGCTTTCCGAGTTAAAACTGTTGTCAGGTATTGGTCCCGCAAGAGAACAAACGCTAAAACAGCAAGGCTACCCAACTATTGAGTCCTTAAGGGGGCATCCGCGGTGGCAAAGGCAAGCAAAGGATTTCTTGAAGCTGGTTGAAGACAAAGACGTTTCAGGCTTACAAGAGCAACTACGACAACGTTTGCCTAAGTCCCACCCTTTAGTGCACTATTTGGCTGGGTTTTGCCAAAACAAAAAATTCGCCATCATTGATGTGGAAACGTTAGGTTTGTTTGGAAGACCCATCATTCTGGTAGGTGCCGCCAACATCGTGAAATCAAAAATTTGCACGCGACAGTTTTTGGTGCGAGACATTTCCGAAGAAGCAAGTGCCCTTTGGGAGTTTGTCTCCACTTTGAACGGGGATTCGGTTTTGGTTTCGTATAATGGGCGATGTTTTGATGCCCCCTTTATTCGGGAAAGGCTAGCATATTACGGCTTGCAATCATCGGGATTAGAAAGTGATTTTGGTGTGGTGCATTTTGATGTTTTGCATTTTGCGCGGCGTGCGTTGCGGGGTAGGTTTAGAGACTGCCGTTTGGAGACGTTGGAGCCGTTTCTGGGAGTCCACCGCGATGTCAACATTCCAGGTGCATTGGTGCCTGAGTTTTATGACGCTTATCAGAAGAGTGGGAATGTGGGTCCGTTGGTTGCCATCGTGGAGCATAATAAGCAGGATTTGGTGACGCTGGCACTGCTGTTTTGTAGCCTTTACAGGGAGTGGCAGCTTTAA
- the trpA gene encoding tryptophan synthase subunit alpha, whose amino-acid sequence MSRITQVFEKLKAQKEGALIGYVMGGDPQPEKTMQIADALIKGGVDLLELGIPFSDPIADGPTIQAASTRALNAQTTPTKVLEIVKAIKQKHPLPVVAMTYFNPVFKMGLQKFFEAAKTNQVDGVIIPDLPVEESAELQQAASAVGVDKIFLAAPSTTNQRLPKIVQASSGFLYLVSHFGVTGTKSSVADSTISLVKRVLPFTAGRIPLAVGFGVSKPEHVQAILEAGADGVIVGSVFVNLISENQGNPEKMYAALEETARNLKQATHK is encoded by the coding sequence ATGAGCCGCATAACCCAAGTTTTCGAAAAACTCAAGGCACAAAAAGAGGGCGCATTAATCGGCTACGTGATGGGCGGTGACCCCCAACCTGAAAAGACCATGCAGATAGCTGACGCCCTAATCAAAGGCGGCGTAGACCTCTTGGAGCTGGGTATCCCCTTCTCAGACCCCATCGCCGACGGACCCACCATTCAAGCAGCCAGCACACGCGCCTTAAACGCACAGACCACCCCCACAAAAGTGCTTGAAATCGTCAAAGCCATAAAACAAAAGCACCCCCTACCTGTTGTTGCCATGACATACTTTAACCCCGTCTTCAAAATGGGTCTACAGAAGTTCTTTGAAGCCGCAAAAACAAATCAAGTTGACGGCGTGATAATTCCTGATTTGCCTGTGGAGGAATCCGCGGAACTGCAGCAGGCTGCATCTGCGGTGGGGGTGGACAAGATTTTCCTTGCCGCGCCCTCTACAACCAATCAGCGGCTCCCCAAAATCGTTCAAGCCTCCTCAGGGTTTCTGTATTTGGTTTCGCATTTTGGCGTGACTGGTACCAAAAGCTCGGTTGCGGACTCAACCATAAGCCTTGTCAAGCGGGTTTTGCCTTTCACGGCGGGGCGGATTCCGTTGGCTGTCGGGTTTGGGGTTTCCAAGCCTGAGCATGTCCAAGCAATCCTTGAAGCAGGCGCTGACGGGGTCATCGTGGGCAGCGTGTTTGTCAACCTCATCAGCGAAAATCAGGGTAACCCTGAAAAGATGTATGCAGCGCTTGAAGAAACCGCCCGAAACCTCAAACAAGCCACCCACAAATAG
- a CDS encoding transglutaminase-like domain-containing protein has translation MKKSILAFFTILIIASLVSVTFLSLNNSGTQNTESVDELDMLQEAYDELEAKYYNLLGNYSALEYNYQSVLLQNPVSVPNPASSGGTETQQMLTRYQALQQLYISLQNEYNQYLADYQYLKSNMDQRLMRGDLRSLITPNDPEVMNLTYSVTGKTGNTTDPNSYWKDIKAMYDWVNTNIEYRDDGLYPNLPASPADVVADGLLQTDQMAQLSNETLRVRMGDCEDIAVLLTSMIRAYFDNQFLVECIWITGQNAGHVAVVIPFSGDQIVILDPIRDYFSHDTLGNIALNTISSEIYNWMQIWRPSLGNDVHVYRVFSDYMDQYFESTEEYINWMYNR, from the coding sequence ATGAAGAAGTCTATTTTGGCTTTTTTCACTATCCTAATCATTGCGTCTCTTGTGTCGGTGACGTTTCTTAGTTTGAACAATTCGGGCACGCAAAACACGGAGTCAGTTGACGAATTGGATATGCTTCAAGAAGCCTACGATGAATTAGAAGCCAAATACTACAATTTGCTGGGTAATTACAGTGCCTTGGAATACAACTATCAAAGTGTCCTTTTGCAGAATCCGGTTTCAGTGCCTAACCCTGCAAGTTCAGGCGGAACTGAAACCCAGCAGATGCTCACCCGATACCAAGCCCTACAACAACTTTACATTAGCCTGCAAAACGAATACAACCAGTATTTAGCCGATTACCAGTACTTGAAAAGCAACATGGACCAGCGGCTAATGCGAGGCGACCTTCGCTCGTTGATTACGCCTAACGACCCCGAAGTTATGAATCTAACCTACAGCGTCACTGGGAAAACTGGAAACACCACCGACCCCAACTCGTACTGGAAAGACATCAAAGCCATGTATGACTGGGTGAACACTAACATCGAGTACCGCGACGACGGCTTGTACCCGAACCTGCCTGCCTCCCCCGCCGACGTGGTTGCAGACGGTTTGTTGCAGACCGACCAGATGGCGCAACTCTCCAACGAAACCTTGCGGGTGAGGATGGGGGACTGCGAAGACATCGCAGTTTTGTTGACTTCGATGATTCGGGCATACTTTGACAACCAGTTCCTTGTTGAATGCATCTGGATAACAGGCCAAAACGCCGGACACGTAGCCGTTGTTATTCCCTTCAGCGGAGACCAAATCGTCATTTTAGACCCCATCAGGGACTACTTTAGCCACGACACCTTGGGTAACATTGCGTTGAACACAATTTCCTCAGAGATTTATAACTGGATGCAAATCTGGCGTCCCTCACTGGGCAACGACGTGCACGTTTACCGCGTGTTCAGCGACTATATGGATCAATACTTTGAGAGCACAGAAGAGTACATCAACTGGATGTACAACCGATAA
- a CDS encoding ParB N-terminal domain-containing protein — MSEEEFAQLKTSIQEEGQHYPIIANQDLEVLDGHHRFRACLELGIEPDFEVRHFEDKLIEKKFVIEANLRRRHLNNFQLVELAVPLMEIEKQLAKKRKAEGGKLGRDMQLGIAPNDAKPSPPVFVGKAAEVVAKKVGLSTRTFERGKKILEKASEEDKQQLRDGKVSISRIYQEIVAPEKEAGNLQDAPTISINVEEDPQLSASRAALLDFQKQLEDKQLFCPFCKNAMFECSQCHKTIKDLTKQ, encoded by the coding sequence ATGTCAGAAGAAGAATTTGCGCAGCTCAAAACCTCCATACAAGAAGAGGGACAACACTACCCTATCATCGCCAACCAAGACCTCGAAGTTCTGGACGGACACCACCGTTTTCGCGCATGCCTAGAGCTGGGTATCGAACCTGATTTTGAAGTCCGCCATTTTGAAGACAAGCTTATAGAAAAAAAATTTGTTATAGAAGCCAACCTGCGACGGCGGCACCTAAATAACTTTCAACTCGTCGAATTAGCGGTTCCCCTTATGGAAATCGAAAAGCAATTAGCAAAAAAACGGAAAGCTGAGGGCGGAAAACTTGGGCGAGACATGCAGTTGGGGATAGCGCCAAATGACGCTAAGCCCTCACCGCCCGTGTTTGTGGGTAAAGCCGCTGAAGTTGTCGCAAAAAAAGTTGGCCTATCAACCCGAACTTTTGAGCGAGGAAAAAAAATTCTAGAAAAGGCCAGCGAAGAGGATAAGCAACAGCTTAGGGACGGAAAAGTGAGTATATCAAGGATTTATCAAGAAATTGTTGCTCCTGAAAAAGAAGCGGGCAATCTGCAAGATGCCCCCACCATTTCAATAAACGTAGAAGAAGACCCACAATTAAGTGCTAGCAGGGCAGCACTTTTGGATTTTCAAAAGCAACTGGAAGACAAACAGCTTTTTTGTCCCTTCTGCAAAAACGCCATGTTTGAATGTAGCCAGTGTCACAAAACCATCAAAGACCTAACAAAACAATAA
- the rqcH gene encoding ribosome rescue protein RqcH, with protein sequence MPKKDFTSFDLYAVVQELKPQILDARVNNVYQLDAKTLLFKLHKVSQPPIQLILEAGRRLHLTNYAQEKPQAPPAFCMALRKYLPGAWISNVEQYGFERVVTFEFKAREGTLKLVLELFGEGNLILATEQGEILQALIFKRMRDRSIVRKETYQLPPSNAQNPFQVTKEELARGLQAAGDAAVVRVLVRYLGVGGLYAEELLLRAGVEKTTPCTALTDVDVDAVFGALQGLLSPFLAQTLEPNIVLDSAEGFVDVAPVKLKRYEDFTQQSFSSFGEALDEFYVRVTAAEKAVAGIDVGQFRREAERLKRMIAEQERTLQEEDRKTAKDKQIGNTIYEHLNEMQPLLERFASTWRRGADLPALVAQVKAAKKTGSLPEAFFDSFDGKNLAITVSVGELTFSMSLRKTIYENANEFYDRGKRAKQKTSNVVAAMEDSRKKLAEIEKELGKVEALKAAAPAEAIEEVETRRVQTKEWFEKFRWFKSSEGFLVVAGKDVVSNEVLVKKYTDAYDLVFHVDIVGSPFVVIKTEGKEPGEATLAETAEFAADYSRAWRESMGAVDVYWVKPEQLSKSGPSGEFVPRGAFMVNGKRSWMRGTPLRFGLGIVETEEPYFIGGPVEAVKAQTKVYLVLVPGDSSGKDFLKQVLRSLLLKLPKEQRIKLGKASIEDIREFVPYTKGRISPNP encoded by the coding sequence ATGCCCAAAAAAGACTTCACCAGCTTTGACCTCTACGCCGTAGTGCAAGAGCTTAAACCTCAAATACTGGATGCCCGCGTCAACAACGTTTACCAACTTGACGCAAAAACCCTGCTTTTCAAGCTGCATAAAGTCAGCCAGCCACCCATTCAGCTTATCCTTGAAGCAGGCAGGCGCCTTCACCTCACCAACTACGCTCAAGAAAAACCCCAAGCACCCCCCGCCTTCTGCATGGCTCTTCGAAAATACCTGCCAGGCGCGTGGATAAGTAATGTGGAGCAGTACGGGTTTGAACGGGTAGTTACCTTCGAGTTCAAAGCCCGCGAAGGCACCCTTAAACTGGTTTTGGAGTTGTTTGGCGAAGGCAACCTCATTTTAGCTACAGAGCAAGGCGAAATTCTTCAAGCTCTCATCTTTAAACGGATGCGTGACCGCAGCATCGTCCGCAAAGAAACCTACCAGCTCCCGCCCTCCAACGCCCAGAACCCCTTTCAAGTTACCAAAGAAGAACTTGCCCGTGGACTTCAAGCTGCGGGGGACGCTGCCGTCGTGCGGGTGCTTGTTCGTTATCTAGGGGTTGGAGGCTTATACGCCGAGGAGCTTCTGCTTCGGGCGGGTGTGGAAAAAACTACGCCTTGTACTGCGCTGACTGATGTGGATGTGGACGCGGTGTTTGGTGCACTTCAAGGGTTGCTTTCGCCGTTTTTGGCGCAGACCTTGGAGCCCAACATTGTGTTGGATTCGGCTGAAGGGTTTGTTGATGTTGCGCCCGTGAAGCTTAAGCGGTATGAGGATTTTACGCAGCAAAGCTTTAGCAGCTTTGGCGAGGCTTTGGATGAGTTTTATGTTCGGGTGACCGCCGCTGAGAAAGCTGTTGCAGGTATTGATGTGGGGCAGTTTCGGCGGGAAGCTGAACGGCTCAAACGGATGATTGCAGAGCAGGAACGAACCCTGCAGGAAGAAGACCGCAAAACTGCCAAGGATAAGCAAATCGGCAACACAATTTACGAGCACCTAAACGAGATGCAACCGCTTCTGGAACGGTTTGCGTCCACCTGGAGGCGCGGTGCAGATTTGCCTGCTCTGGTTGCACAAGTTAAAGCCGCCAAAAAAACCGGCAGCCTCCCCGAAGCCTTCTTTGACTCCTTTGACGGCAAAAACCTTGCCATCACCGTCTCGGTCGGCGAATTGACCTTTAGCATGAGCCTGCGCAAAACCATCTACGAGAACGCTAATGAATTCTACGACCGCGGTAAACGTGCCAAACAAAAAACCTCCAACGTTGTCGCGGCAATGGAGGATTCACGCAAAAAACTCGCGGAAATTGAAAAAGAACTCGGCAAAGTAGAAGCCCTAAAAGCCGCTGCCCCCGCAGAAGCCATTGAAGAAGTGGAAACCCGCAGGGTCCAAACTAAGGAGTGGTTTGAAAAGTTCCGTTGGTTCAAATCCAGCGAAGGCTTTCTTGTTGTCGCGGGTAAAGATGTGGTCAGCAACGAGGTTTTAGTCAAAAAATACACTGACGCTTACGACCTGGTTTTTCACGTTGACATTGTTGGCTCTCCGTTTGTGGTTATAAAGACGGAGGGCAAAGAGCCTGGAGAGGCAACCTTGGCGGAGACGGCAGAGTTTGCAGCCGACTACTCTCGGGCTTGGCGGGAAAGCATGGGTGCAGTGGATGTTTACTGGGTTAAACCTGAGCAACTCAGCAAAAGCGGGCCTTCAGGCGAATTTGTCCCCAGAGGCGCCTTCATGGTTAACGGCAAACGAAGCTGGATGCGCGGCACCCCATTAAGGTTTGGGTTGGGCATCGTTGAGACTGAGGAACCCTACTTCATTGGCGGACCGGTTGAAGCAGTGAAGGCTCAAACAAAAGTCTACTTGGTTTTAGTTCCCGGCGATTCATCGGGCAAGGATTTCCTCAAGCAGGTGCTGCGGTCGCTGCTGCTAAAGTTGCCAAAGGAACAACGGATAAAACTGGGTAAAGCTTCGATTGAAGACATACGCGAGTTTGTCCCCTACACTAAGGGGCGCATTTCACCCAACCCGTAA
- a CDS encoding PrsW family glutamic-type intramembrane protease has product MTIRLHRPSLNELLFFVLSGAIVSVPLTLFVESFADPLLVGFSAFDITVITVILFAPLVEEFAKVFPLFYRHGETQRSIFNLAICVGLGFGIVEFLTYVGTYGTEVLPARIPGLLFHPASAAITAYGIATKRPLPYYLMAVSLHFANNIFAIAGSTIVPSTAIVLGITLYTSWYLRGKTTEKFIETDYATVKVLQDPNQRPPLD; this is encoded by the coding sequence GTGACCATAAGACTTCATAGACCCAGCCTAAATGAGCTGCTTTTTTTTGTTCTTTCGGGAGCCATCGTAAGTGTACCCTTAACTTTGTTTGTGGAAAGTTTTGCTGACCCCCTTCTAGTTGGGTTCTCAGCTTTTGATATCACGGTAATCACAGTTATCCTGTTTGCGCCCTTGGTGGAAGAGTTCGCCAAAGTTTTTCCGCTTTTCTACCGTCACGGCGAAACCCAACGTTCAATCTTTAACTTAGCCATATGTGTAGGTTTAGGGTTTGGCATCGTTGAGTTCCTTACCTACGTGGGCACTTACGGAACGGAGGTGCTGCCCGCCCGAATCCCAGGGCTTCTTTTCCACCCTGCCAGTGCCGCCATAACCGCTTACGGCATCGCCACCAAACGCCCCCTCCCCTACTATTTGATGGCGGTTTCTCTGCATTTTGCAAACAACATTTTTGCAATAGCGGGGTCAACCATCGTGCCCTCCACCGCCATCGTTTTGGGAATAACCCTTTACACGTCTTGGTATCTTCGGGGGAAAACAACTGAAAAATTCATCGAAACCGACTATGCAACCGTCAAGGTACTGCAGGACCCCAATCAGAGGCCCCCTTTAGATTAG
- a CDS encoding PadR family transcriptional regulator → MANYQKEIQTKLTKGLLDMIILQFLDQEPMHGYQLIVKIRKSFGVYFGPSTVYPLLNSLEKKEYVKSTWNMNTERPRKVYELTKEGETVLNFTEGSLNLICKTIANDNKVKIEAAPIGVPFNRESRKTH, encoded by the coding sequence ATGGCAAACTATCAAAAAGAAATTCAAACCAAACTCACCAAAGGGCTCTTAGACATGATTATCCTGCAATTTCTTGACCAGGAACCTATGCATGGCTACCAGCTTATCGTGAAAATTCGGAAAAGCTTTGGCGTCTATTTTGGTCCAAGCACGGTTTATCCGCTTTTGAACAGTTTGGAAAAGAAGGAGTACGTCAAATCTACTTGGAACATGAACACTGAACGCCCACGCAAGGTTTATGAGTTAACCAAAGAAGGCGAAACAGTGCTAAACTTCACCGAAGGCTCACTAAATCTCATCTGCAAAACCATTGCCAACGACAACAAAGTGAAAATTGAAGCAGCACCAATCGGCGTTCCGTTCAACCGCGAATCTCGAAAAACTCACTAA
- a CDS encoding DEAD/DEAH box helicase — translation MDIGKYIRHLESLKGYKQQIVHIEEIPAREAAYGDLDKPLPKCLQDYLQQAGIRLYSHQACAINQIRQGKNVVITTPTASGKTLAFNLPVFEALHTDEKATALYLYPSKALTNDQLKVLRKLEEETGVRVCANVYDGDTPKHQRASIREGSRIILSNPYGLHRYLPWHYLWRKFFQNLKFIVVDEGHFYRGVFGSNVAMLMRRLLRICENYGSHPQIVLSSATIANPQEHAQKLTSKEFEVISNDGSARGKKYFVFWNPPFTDALRALRRSTHQETKDLFVLSISENLQTLCFTVSRQMAELLVRWTREDLKRKRALPNASEAVTAYRAGYLPEERRAIENKLRSKSLIGVASTNALELGIDIGSLDSVIISGYPGTVISTWQQAGRAGRTTADSLVTLVAFQNPLDQYFMKHPNAFFGRAHEQAIIDLHNPYISLGHIMCAAAELPVTEGDHKFFPEVLSESLTALENKRLVRKTGSGWVYCGTARPSEVVNLNNISNKTVTVLCLGKVLETLELTKAYEEAHEGAVLLHQGETYVVDELNLKTLTASVTKKDVSYNTETRKTVDIDIKKRFQEKDTGFKMGLGEVQVTERYHQFVLKNNEVILDVEPLNLPPLVFSSVGMWFTVPEQIKAQVQHALQLDFAGGLHAVEHAMIAMAPLYAMCDRWDIGGVSTPMHLDTEQPTIFIYDGFEGGIGISETLYSMMEKLFKATLKLIEKCECTEGCPSCIYSPKCGNENKPLDKRAAKIILKLLLKELKKKAEKTDSKVI, via the coding sequence ATGGATATTGGCAAGTACATTCGGCATCTGGAAAGCCTGAAGGGGTACAAGCAGCAAATTGTGCATATTGAAGAAATTCCCGCCCGAGAAGCAGCCTATGGCGATTTGGATAAGCCGTTGCCAAAATGCCTCCAAGATTACTTGCAGCAGGCAGGCATTAGGCTGTACTCTCATCAAGCCTGCGCCATTAACCAAATTCGGCAAGGCAAAAACGTGGTCATAACCACACCTACTGCTTCGGGTAAAACGTTGGCGTTTAACCTACCCGTGTTTGAAGCGTTGCATACGGATGAGAAGGCAACTGCGCTCTACCTGTATCCCAGCAAGGCGTTGACCAACGACCAGCTTAAGGTTTTGAGAAAACTGGAAGAGGAAACAGGCGTCAGGGTTTGTGCTAACGTTTATGATGGTGACACTCCCAAGCATCAGAGGGCAAGTATCCGCGAAGGTTCCCGCATTATCCTCAGCAACCCTTACGGACTGCACAGGTATCTACCGTGGCATTACTTATGGCGCAAGTTCTTTCAGAACCTAAAATTTATCGTAGTTGACGAAGGTCACTTCTACCGAGGCGTCTTCGGCTCAAACGTAGCCATGCTTATGCGGCGGCTACTGCGCATCTGCGAAAATTACGGTTCCCACCCACAAATCGTGCTCAGCTCCGCCACAATAGCCAACCCACAGGAACACGCGCAGAAACTCACCAGCAAAGAATTCGAAGTCATCTCCAACGACGGCTCCGCACGCGGCAAAAAATACTTTGTCTTCTGGAACCCACCCTTCACCGACGCCCTGCGCGCGTTGAGGCGTTCAACGCATCAAGAAACCAAAGACCTCTTCGTCTTAAGCATAAGTGAAAACCTTCAAACCTTGTGTTTTACCGTTTCGCGTCAGATGGCGGAACTTTTGGTGAGGTGGACGCGTGAAGACCTCAAACGCAAACGTGCCCTTCCTAACGCTTCGGAGGCGGTTACGGCTTACCGTGCAGGCTACTTACCTGAGGAACGGCGTGCAATTGAGAATAAGTTGCGCTCCAAAAGTTTAATCGGCGTTGCATCCACCAACGCCTTAGAATTAGGCATCGACATCGGCTCATTAGACTCGGTCATAATCTCGGGCTACCCGGGCACAGTAATCTCGACGTGGCAGCAGGCAGGACGCGCAGGCAGAACCACCGCGGACTCGTTGGTCACGCTGGTGGCTTTCCAAAACCCGCTGGATCAGTACTTCATGAAGCACCCAAACGCCTTCTTTGGTCGAGCACACGAACAAGCCATCATCGACCTGCATAACCCGTACATCTCGCTTGGACACATAATGTGTGCAGCCGCGGAACTGCCCGTCACGGAAGGGGACCACAAGTTTTTCCCTGAAGTCTTAAGCGAAAGCCTAACGGCGTTGGAAAACAAGCGGCTTGTACGGAAAACGGGTTCGGGTTGGGTGTACTGTGGCACGGCAAGACCCTCCGAGGTCGTGAACCTAAATAACATATCCAACAAAACCGTCACGGTGCTGTGCCTCGGAAAGGTTTTGGAAACATTGGAGCTAACCAAGGCTTATGAGGAAGCCCATGAAGGAGCGGTTCTGCTGCATCAAGGCGAAACCTACGTGGTGGACGAATTAAACCTCAAAACCTTAACGGCGTCGGTTACAAAAAAGGATGTCAGCTACAACACGGAAACCCGAAAAACCGTCGACATCGACATCAAAAAAAGGTTCCAAGAAAAAGACACAGGCTTCAAGATGGGGTTGGGGGAAGTTCAAGTAACCGAGCGGTACCACCAATTTGTGCTGAAAAACAACGAGGTCATCTTGGACGTGGAGCCACTTAACCTTCCCCCGCTGGTTTTCTCGTCCGTAGGCATGTGGTTTACGGTGCCCGAACAAATCAAAGCACAGGTTCAGCATGCGCTTCAGTTGGATTTTGCAGGTGGCTTGCATGCAGTTGAGCATGCGATGATTGCGATGGCGCCGCTTTATGCGATGTGTGACCGCTGGGATATAGGGGGTGTTTCCACGCCGATGCATTTAGACACGGAGCAGCCCACAATTTTCATCTATGACGGCTTTGAGGGAGGCATAGGCATATCCGAAACGCTCTACAGCATGATGGAAAAACTGTTCAAAGCAACCCTTAAGCTGATAGAGAAATGTGAATGCACCGAAGGCTGCCCCAGCTGCATTTACTCACCCAAATGTGGCAACGAAAACAAACCCTTAGACAAACGAGCCGCAAAAATAATCCTGAAACTGCTCCTAAAAGAGTTAAAGAAAAAAGCCGAAAAAACCGACAGCAAGGTTATTTGA
- a CDS encoding FAD-dependent oxidoreductase → MTQRLAVIGAGISGCSAAYITHKTFPNATITIYEKQPHVGGRILTQTVEETNIELGAAFFNDLNPTIKSIVEAEQLKFRQLNEHANFAVWNGSEIIFRSNKHSLMTEMELLAKYKLSLTRTARLIAEAKRQFVKLHQTAQKAPAEVGELFEAAELDKWYKKPFDQLLSEADVEQDFIEEAVSPITRTIYSQNADLGGLAGISSLIGVYSGAMYSLVCGNSSLPAHLLDASEASIQRGTKIEAVEKTANGTYFIHTKKDSKAFDGVFVTAPLEVAGIKFEGVALPSFSEQTYQMVYRRVVRGVFEPCFLRLEKEADVPSVVLTTKAADPLTQLSIQRIENGEVLVTASSPQPIKDAMFEGMFKARWVTVLEHQWKTAYPQFKPVNKLPPTRIDDGLLYVSAVEHAVATMETSAFSALNAVKLFRQRVV, encoded by the coding sequence ATGACGCAACGTTTAGCAGTAATCGGCGCAGGCATAAGCGGTTGCTCCGCAGCGTACATCACACACAAAACATTCCCAAACGCAACCATAACCATCTACGAAAAACAACCCCACGTAGGCGGCAGAATCCTCACCCAAACAGTTGAAGAAACAAATATTGAGTTGGGAGCCGCCTTCTTTAACGACCTCAACCCCACAATCAAAAGCATAGTTGAAGCAGAGCAACTTAAATTTAGGCAACTAAACGAGCACGCGAATTTTGCGGTTTGGAACGGTTCAGAAATCATTTTCAGGTCCAACAAGCATTCCCTCATGACCGAAATGGAGCTTTTGGCAAAATACAAGCTAAGTCTAACGCGGACAGCCCGCTTAATAGCCGAAGCCAAACGTCAATTTGTCAAATTACATCAAACAGCCCAGAAAGCGCCCGCGGAAGTTGGCGAACTGTTTGAGGCGGCAGAACTGGACAAGTGGTACAAAAAACCGTTTGACCAGTTGCTTTCAGAGGCGGACGTGGAGCAGGACTTTATTGAGGAGGCGGTTTCGCCCATCACCCGAACCATCTACTCCCAAAACGCCGACCTTGGGGGACTGGCAGGAATATCTAGCCTAATAGGTGTGTATTCGGGGGCAATGTACAGTTTAGTCTGCGGCAACAGCAGTTTGCCTGCCCACCTTTTGGATGCGTCTGAAGCGTCAATTCAGCGGGGAACCAAAATTGAAGCAGTCGAGAAAACCGCCAACGGCACCTACTTCATCCACACAAAAAAAGACAGCAAGGCGTTTGACGGCGTGTTTGTTACGGCGCCACTGGAAGTTGCGGGCATCAAGTTTGAAGGCGTAGCCCTGCCAAGTTTTTCGGAGCAGACATACCAAATGGTGTATCGGCGGGTGGTGCGGGGAGTTTTTGAGCCGTGCTTTTTACGTTTAGAAAAGGAAGCGGATGTGCCCTCGGTGGTGTTAACCACTAAAGCAGCTGACCCCCTGACCCAGTTGAGTATTCAACGCATCGAAAACGGGGAAGTCTTGGTGACTGCTTCTTCGCCGCAACCCATCAAGGACGCCATGTTTGAAGGCATGTTTAAGGCACGGTGGGTTACAGTTTTGGAGCATCAGTGGAAAACCGCTTACCCCCAGTTCAAACCCGTCAACAAACTGCCACCCACACGCATTGACGATGGACTTCTGTATGTTAGTGCAGTTGAGCATGCAGTTGCAACCATGGAAACGTCCGCGTTTTCCGCATTAAACGCCGTTAAACTGTTTCGTCAAAGGGTTGTTTGA